One Argiope bruennichi chromosome 5, qqArgBrue1.1, whole genome shotgun sequence DNA segment encodes these proteins:
- the LOC129969602 gene encoding dopamine D2-like receptor isoform X2, which produces MIVNGDWELSDTLCDFYIAVDVTCSTASIFNLVAISIDRYIAVTQPIKYSKHKNSTRVSLTIAIVWLVSAAIGSPIVLGLNTSPERTPQLCVFYNSDFIIYSSLSSFYIPCIIMIFLYYKIFKAIHERAKKNKRRTGNSESGGYRSTGNSSLTPETAGSHNRQTQPSSSGGYGSKGLQIVVEKDGFTTNTGSGSQEDDYDDDTAGDDSYRQESVRGATAASAMLLSAFMTETIRIEIPINGNTDSGYGTSHVEQETQFTTEQTSPKHIISGIDLAAARGQLKRNGMSKRKGDRDGSDMPGGIKKKSRFNLGRRHKSSRKKREKVSAKRERKATKTLAIVLGMFLMCWVPFFTCNILDAICIKLENDDWRPGMTIFLLTTWLGYINSCVNPVIYTIFNMEFRKAFKKLLIDSW; this is translated from the exons ATGATc GTAAATGGAGACTGGGAACTGAGCGACACGTTGTGTGACTTCTACATTGCTGTGGACGTGACGTGCAGCACAGCTTCCATTTTCAACTTAGTTGCCATAAGCATAGACAG gTATATTGCTGTAACGCAACCCATAAAATACTCTAAGCACAAGAATAGTACAAGAGTTTCATTGACTATTGCTATTGTCTGGCTTGTTTCTGCCGCCATTGGATCACCCATAGTTCTGGGACTCAATACATCACCAGAGAGAACCCCACAGCTCTGCGTTTTCTATAATTCAGATTTCATCATTTATTCTTCACTCAGCTCCTTTTATATCCCATGCATTATTATGATCTTCctgtattacaaaatttttaag GCGATTCACGAGCGTGCTAAGAAAAACAAGCGCAGGACTGGAAATTCGGAATCAGGAGGTTACCGCAGTACAGGCAATTCAAGCCTTACTCCAGAAACCGCTGGATCACATAACAGGCAGACACAACCAAGCAGCTCAGGAGGTTACGGAAGCAAAGGTCTACAGATTGTGGTGGAAAAAGACGGCTTTACTACGAACACTGGTAGTGGTAGTCAGGAAGACGACTATGATGACGATACAGCTGGGGACGACAGTTACCGCCAAGAATCTGTACGCGGTGCTACAGCAGCTTCAGCCATGTTGCTCAGTGCATTCATGACAGAGACTATCCGAATCGAGATACCAATAAATGGTAACACAGATTCCGGATATGGCACTTCTCATGTTGAGCAGGAGACTCAATTCACTACTGAGCAGACTTCGCCAAAGCACATTATCTCTGGCATTGACCTTGCTGCAGCTAGAGGTCAACTGAAAAGAAACGGTATGTCCAAGAGGAAAGGCGACCGAGACGGAAGTGACATGCCCGGAGGGATAAAGAAAAAGTCGAGATTTAATCTAGGGAGAAGACACAAAAGCAGCCGGAAGAAAAGGGAGAAAGTGTCTGCAAAAAGGGAGAGAAAGGCAACTAAAACTCTTGCGATAGTGTTAG GAATGTTTCTCATGTGTTGGGTGCCATTTTTTACCTGCAACATCTTAGATGCCATTTGCATCAAATTGGAAAATGATGATTGGAGGCCAGGAATGACCATATTTCTTCTCACAACATGGTTAGGCTACATCAACAGCTGTGTCAATCCCGTTATATACACTATTTTCAACATGGAGTTCAGAAAGGCTTTCAAGAAACTTTTGATTGATTCGTGGTAA